In Rhodanobacter humi, the genomic stretch AATGCGACCGCTGATCCATTTCGCCTCCACCAGATACACGTCGTTGTGCAATTTGAAGCTGCCGTCGATCTGCTCGCCTCGAAGCAGGAAAGCTCCGCGCGGCGCGAGATTGTAGGCGGCAAACAGCCCGGTCAAGAACTTTTCAAAATCAAGTCCGCGCTCCTGAGCCGGCAGTTTGGACGTTGTCATGAGCCGATCTTCTAGCTCCTTGCTGGCGGCCTCGGACAGGGTATGCGAGCCGGCAGGGTGCGCCGCCTGTGTGGCAGCTTCGGGAGCGCCTGTCAGTGAGGCCAGGAAACCAGCGTCGAGCAGCTCTGGGATCTTGAACGATAGGCGAGGGAGGGTGGCGTTGAGCCGGTCAATCTCGGCGCGGGTAAGCGGCTCCTGTTTGTTCCGTCGCCAAGTCGTTGACTGGCGCACGATCACGAGAATCAGGGGGCAGAACTGGGAGCGCCGCTGGCCCAGGGTTCGCGTCAGCAGTTGCACGATGGCGGGACGCTTGCTGCCACCCGTCCAGAAAGCCGCAACATCGGCTTGCTGGGCTGCGAGAGGAAATGCTGTGTGGTTGTTGCCGCTGCCGGGCAGGAAGTTGTAGAGGATGTCGGCCAGGTCCTCGACCGCCTGCGCCTCTCGGAAATCCATGGCGTCCGCTCCCCCAGCGATAGACGACTTGGCTGCTCTCGGTACCGTTAACTCCCCGCGGATACCGTCAGGCGAGCAGGGAGGCTACGGAAAAATACCGTCAGACTTCCCCCGATGTCACGGTTTCGGTTGAATCGTCTTCGAGGGGTCTCGTTTCACCATCAACGATTCGGCCAGCCAGTCCCGAAAATTGCCGGTATCGGGTACAGTAGGCGGATGACAAAAGCTCACGCCCAGGCAGCGCAGAAACACTTAATTTTCAGGTGTTTTGCGGTTGCACCCGCTCTACGGGTTGACATCGAATGGGAGTAGCTCGGGATTCATCCCGACCGCACCGCCTCGTCGGGCTGAAGCCCGACCTACGTGCCCGACCCATGATGAAATGATCGAAGCCACGCCGCCTTTCACCCCCGAAGACGAAGCCCACATGCGCCGCGCCCTGCAGCTGGCCGCGCATGCCCGCGACGCCGAGAACGAGGTACCGGTCGGCGCGGTGCTGGTGCTGCACGGCGAGATCGTGGGGCTGGGCTGGAACCGCAACATCACCTTGCACGATCCCACCGCGCACGCCGAGGTGATGGCGTTGCGCGCGGCGGGAGAAAAACTCACGAATCATCGGGTGGTGGGCGCCACCTTGTACGTGACGCTGGAGCCTTGCGCGATGTGTGCGATGGCGCTGATCCACGCCCGCATCGGCCGCGTGGTGTACGCGGCGACCGACCCCAAGACGGGCGCCGCCGGCAGCATGTTCGACACCTTGATCGACCCGCGCCACAACCATCGCCTGCAAGTGCAGGGCGGCCTGCTGGCCGAAGAATCGTCGGTCATGCTGCGCGATTTCTTCCGCGCCCGGCGCTAACGGTGGAGGATCAGCTGAGCTTTGTCGCTAATCAGGTTGGCTGTTGAAAAGCGCCTCGCTGGGATGACGAGCAAAACGGCTTCACACCTTCACACCTGCAGGCGATCACCCTCGCGCGCCACCAGGCCGTAGAGCACGGGCATCAGGAGCACGCCGATCACCAGTCGCGAAATCATGCCTGCGACGATCACCAGCGCGAACGGTCGCTGCGAATCGGTGCCCACGCCGGTGGCCAGCGCCGCGGGCAGCAGGCCGATCGCGGCGACCAGCGCGGTCATCGTGATCGGCCGCAGGCGCAGGATCGCCGCCTCGTGGATGGCCTTCTCCAGCGCCATGCCGCCAAGCCGCAACTCGTTGACGCAGGAGATGTAGACCACCGAGGTCAGCACCGAGACGCCGAACAGCACGATGAAGCCGATGCCGGAGGACACCGAAAACGGCGTGTCGGTGAGCCACAGCGCGAGGATGGCGCCGACCGGCGAGGTGAGCAGCACGCCCAGCACGGTGATGAACGGAAACTTGAAGTTGCCGTACAGCACGAACAACAGGCCGAAGATCACCAGCACGGTGAGCGGCAGGATCACGCCCATCTGCGCGCGCGAGGCGGTGTATTCCTTGTACTCGCCGCCCCAGTCCAGCCGGTAGCCCTGCGGCAGCTTCACCTTCTGCGCCACCTGCCGGATCGCCTCGCCCACGGTGCTGGCCAGGTCGCGTCCGGACACCGAGAACTGCACGCCGATGTAGCGCGAGTTGTCCTCGCGGTAGATGAAGGAGGCGCCGTTCTCGACCTTGATCCCGGCCAGTTCCTTCAGCGGCACCTGCTGGCCGCCCGGCGTCAGCACCGGGATGTCGCCGATCGCCTGCGGGTTGTCGCGGTACTGCTGCTGCAGCCGCACCACCAGGTCGAACTGTTTCTCGCCCTGCACGACCTGGGTCGCCACGTCGCCGCCGACCGCCGCCTCGATCACGTTGTTGACGTCGGCCACGTTGAGTCCGTAGCGCGCGATGGCGGCGCGGTCGATGGTGATCGCGAGGTTGGGCTGGCCCAGCTCGTGCACCAGGGTGACATCGGCGATGCCGGGCACCTGCTGCATGGCTTCCTTGATCGCCTTGCCCTTGTCCTGCAGCGTCTTGAGGTCGGAGCCGTAGACCTTCACCGCCAGCGAACTCTTGAGGCCCGTCTCGGCCTCGTCCACCGCATCCTCGGCCGGCTGGGTGTAGTTGAAGTCGATGCCGGGGAAGACCTGCAGCTTCTTGTTGATCGCGGCGATCAGCGCCTGCTTGTCCTTGTACTGGCCGCCCCATTCGGCATAAGGCTTGAGGCCCACGAAGAACTCCACGTTGAAGAAGCCGGTGGAGTCGGTGCCGTCGTCGGGTCGGCCCAGCTCCGAGGTCACCGTGGTCACCACCGGGAAGGAGCGCAGGATGGCGCGGATCTTCGGGGTGATCTCGGCCGACTCCTTGAACGAGATGGTGTAGGGCATGGTGGCGCGCACCCACAGCGCGCCCTCGTCCAGGTGCGGCATGAACTCGGCGCCGATGCGCGGCACCAGCAGCATCGAAAGCAGGAGCAGCACCGCCGGCACGGCCGCGGTGCGCCAGCGGTTCGCCATGCAGCGCGCCAGCGCTCGCGTGTAGAACGCCTGCAGCTTCTCGAAGATCGCGTTGCGCCGTTCGCGCACGCCCTTGCGCATGAACAGCGCACACAGCACCGGCAGCAAAGTGAGCGTGACCAGCAGCGAGCCCACCAGGGCGAAGATCATGGTGTCGGCCATCGGCTTGAACAGCGTGCCGGACGGCCCGGTCAGCACGTAGATCGGCAGGAAGCTCGCCACGATCACCGCCATCGCATACACCAGCGGACGATCCACCTCCGATGCCGCGGTGCGGATCACTTCGCGGATGTCGTACCCGGTGCCCTGGCGCCTGGCCAGTTCGCGGAAGATGTTCTCCACCATGAAGATCGCGCCGTCCACCAGGATGCCGAAATCCACCGCGCCGATGGAGAGCAGGTTGGCCGAAGCGCCCTGCAGCTGGATGCAGACGAAGGCGAACAGCAGCGCCAGCGGTATCGTCACCGCCACGATCAGGCCGGCGCGGATGTCGTAGAGGAAGAAGATCAGCACCGCCACCACCAGCAGCATGCCGAGCAGCAGGTTGCGCTGCACGACGTGGGTGGTCTCGGCGATCAGGTCGCTGAGGTCGTAGAACGGGTGGATCTTCACGTCCGGCGGCAGCACGTGCTCGTTCAACTCGCGGGTCTTCGCCTCCACGCGCTGCAGCACGTCCTGGGTCTTCTGCCCGGTGAGCATCAGGATCACGCCTTCCACCGCGTCGTCCTGGCCCATGTAGCCGAATTCGCCGAGGCGCGGTGCGATGCCGGTGTCGACCTTGCCCACATCCTTCACCAGCACCGGCGTGCCGTTGTGCACGGCCAGCACGATGTTGCCGATGTCCTCCAGCGTCTGGATGCGGCCCAGCCCGCGCACGTAGAAGAACTGGCCGCCCTGGGTGTAGAAGCCGCCGCCGGCATTGCCGTTGTTCGCCGCGATCGCCGCTTCCACCTGGCTTACCGACAGGCCTTGCGCGGCGATCTTCGCGGGGTCGAGCTGCACCTGATACTGCATGTTGCCGCCGCCGAACGCGGAGTCGTCGGCCACGCCGGGCACCGAGCGGTACTGCGGCGCGATCACCCAGTCCTCCAGCGTCTTCAGCTCCATCGGCGAGCGATCGGTGCTCTCGAGCACGTAGCGGTAGATCAGCCCCGACGGCGAAGACAGCGGCGACATCGAGGGCGCGACGCCAGTGGGCAGGGTGATGCCGCCCAGCCGGTTGAACACGCGCTGGCGCGCCCAGTAGTTGTCGGTGCCGTCGTTGAAGGTGAGGGTGACGTCGGAGAGGCCGTACAGCGAGATCGAGCGCTTCACCGAAAGTTTCGGGATGCCGTTCATGCCCAGCTCGACCGGCACCGTGATCAGCCGCTCCACTTCCTCGGCGGAATGCCCCGGCCACTGCGTGATGATCTCCACCATCGGCGGCGAGAGATCGGGGTAGGCATCCATCGGCAGGCGCTTCAGCGCCCAGATGCCGGCACCGACCACGAGCGCGGTGAGCAGCACGATCAGCAGGCGCTGCTCCAGCGCGAACGCCACGATGCGGTTGATGAGGGAGGCCGGACGCGCGCCGGGTGGCGGCGTCGACTCGTTCAATGGGGTCTGGTTCATTGGGTCTGGATGAAACGCACGAAGATGCCGCCCGCGGTCACCACCTTGTCGCCAGCCTTGAGGCCGTCCGCGACCAGGCTGCGATCGCCCGTGCGTGCGCCCAGCGTCACCGGGCGGCGCGCGTAGCTGCCGTCCGCCTCCTGCACGTAGACGAAGGGCAGGTTCTCGTCGTCGCGCAGGATCGCCGCCACCGGCACCAGCAGGCCGTTGGCTTGCGCAGCCGACTGGATGCGCACGCGCACGTACATCTGTTTCTTCAGCAGGTCGCCGGGGTTGTCCACCACCACGCGCGCGGCCACCGAGCGCGTGTCGGGATCGACTTCCGGCGAGACGTTGGCGACCTTGCCGGGCAGGATCTTGTCGGTGCCGGCAATCGTCACCTCGGCGGCGTCGCCGGGTTTCACCGTGGCGAGATCGCTGTCGAACACCTGCGCCATCACCCACACCTGTGAGAGATCCGCCACGGTGAAGCAGGCCGTGCTGCCCGCTTGCAGCAACTGGCCGGGCGCGATCGTACGCTGCACCACGGTGCCCGCCACCGGCGCACGGATCACCGCCTGCACGTTCGCCACCGGACGGCCCTGTTCGATGGCCTTCACCAGCTGCGGATCGACGTGCAGCGCCAGCAGCGCCTGTCGTGCGGCATCGCTGTCGGACTGCGTGCCGACCGCGTCGGACTGCGCCTGCGCGTTCTCGCGTTGCGAGATTGCGTGATGGGCGTAGAGGTCGCTGTCGGTGGCGGCCACCTTGGCGGCAGCACGCGCGGCGGCCAGCGCCTTGCGGTAACCGTCCAGCGCGGTGGCGAAATCGGGCGAGGCCACCGTGGCCAGCGGCTGGCCCTGCTTCACCGACTCGCCCAGGCTCACCAGCACCTTGGTCACCGGGCCGGAGAACGGCGCCAGCACCGCGGTGGAACGGTTCTGGTCGTAGTCCACGGTGCCGGTGGTGTCGACCACGCGATGGAACGTGGACGGCTCGACCGTATAGAGCCGGATGCTCTGCTGCTGCTCCTTCGTCAGCGTCACGTTGTGCGGTGTGGTGGCCGCGGCTTCCGACGCGCCCGTGCCGGACGAGCAGGCGGCGAGCGCGAGCGTGGCGAGCAGGACCGCGAGCGCAGCGCCGCGGCGAAGGGAAACGGGGAAGGGTGGGGCCGGCTTGTTCATCGTCACTGCTTGCTCAGTTCGGAGTGGTGCCACCAGCCGCCGCCCAGCGCCTGGTACAGCGCGGCGGTGTCGGCGAATCGGTTGGCCTGGGCCTGCACGAGGGTGATCCGCGCCTGTTGCCAGGTCTGTTCGGCGGTCAGCCATTGCAGCTGGCTGGCATAGCCGTCCTTGAGCTGGCGTTCGGTGAGATCCAGCGTCAGCTGCGCGGCCTGCTCCGCGTTCGCCGCGGCCTGCAGCGCCTTGGCATCCTGGTCCAGCGCAACCAGCGTGTCGGCGACGTTCTGGAACGCGGTCAGCACGGTGCTGCGATATTGTTCGGACGCCTCGACATAGGCCGCCTTCGCCGCACGCTGCTGGTGGAGCAGGGTGCCGCCCTCGAAGATCGGCGCGGTGATGCCGGCCGCCACGTCCCAGAAACCGGTGCCGCCGGTGAACAGCTTCGAGAACTCCAGCGCCGTGCTGCCGGTGTCGGCGGTGAGCGTGAGGTTCGGCAGCCGCGCGGCGGTGGCGACACCGATCTCCGCACTGGCCGCGTGCAGGTTCGCTTGCGCCTGGCGCACGTCCGGCCGCTGCTCCACCAGTCTGGAGGGCAGGCTGAGCGGCAACTCCCCGGGCAGCTGCAGGCTGTCCAGCGTGAAATGCTCGTCCGGCGCCTGCGACGGGAAGCGCCCGGTCAGCACCGCCAGCAGGTCGCGCTGCTGTGCCAACTGCTTTTCCAGCGGCGGCAGCGTGGCGCGGGTCTGCGCCAGTTGTGACTCCTGCGCGGCGAGATCGACCCGGCTCGCGTAGCCCTTCGCATATTGGTAGCGCAGGATGCCCAGCATCTTCTCGCCCGCGGCAATCGACTGCCGCGTGGTGTCGACCTGCGCTTGCAGTGCGGCCAACTGGATCGCCGCCACCGCCACGTTGGACGCCAGCGTGTTCCAGGTCGCGATCATCTGGAAGCGCGCGGCCTGCTCCTGCGCCTTGAGCGACTCCGACGCGCGCCGGTTCGCGCCGAACACGTCCGGCGTGTAGGAAATCGAGAGCTGCGGCGTGTACAGGTTGTACTGGAACTCGCTCGGCACCACCGGATAGTTCGGCACCGGCGCGAGCAAGGTCGACTGGCGCTGGTGGCTGGCCGAGAAGTTCGCCGACACGCTGGGCAGGAACGCGCCGCGCTGCGCCAGCATGTCCTCGTGCGCCACGCGCAACGCCGCCTGCGCCGCCTTCAGATCGTGGTTGTGCGCCAGCGCCTGCTCGATCAACGCATTCAACGGTGCGGAATGGAACAGCGTCCACCAGTCGCCGGGGATGTCCGCGCCCGATGCGAGGTGCTGGGCCGCGCCACCCGCCACCGCCGGCGTGGCGACCGTCGTCACCACGGGCTGGGGCGTGTAGCTGTTGACGGCCGGCGGCGCCGGCGCCTTGAAGTTCGGTCCCACTGCGCAGGCCGCGAGCAGCATCGCTGCGGCCATGGGCATGGCCCATCGCAAGGCGCGCGACGCGGATGTCTGGACAGACGGAATGGAAACCATGCGGAGCCCGTACTCGTTGCTGCGCGCTGTCCCGACAGCGGGTATTCCGCGCTACATGACGGGTGAAAGTACGTTATAACATTGCCATCGGCAACGCTGTATTTTCTTGCGGCAACGGCCGGTACGCAGCGCTCTCCACGATCGCGGCCGCATCAGGAGACTCTCCGCTCCCCGACGCCGATCCAGCCAGCGAAGGCGCCAACCAGTCAATGCGGGTGGGCAATTGCAGCAGCGCGTCGTGGCTTGCGAGCGGTGATTCGAGCCGGTCAGCGCGCGGCGCTGGTCCGCCGTGGTGAATCTCCCATGCGGCGTCTGGCTTGCGCTGCAAGACGCTCGCGCGCCATGCGCCTGACCACGGCCGCATCAGCGTGCAGGGTTCGCTGCCTGCTCAAACATGGTCGGCCAACTCGATGGCGGAGCGCCGGTCACGCCGGGCTTTCCCGGGCATCGATTTGCTTGCCTGCGCCACGGCGTCGTGCGGATGCAGGCTTTCCCGATGCTCGAGACGGACGTGGAAGTCCGCAATGGTGTCGTCGTCATCCAGCGCGTGCTGGATGCGGCGCGCAGCATCCTCGCAGAACATCGGATTGGCGCCGTTGGCGCGCGCGAAGGCCTGCTCGTCCTCGCGTTTCACCGCCGTCTGCACCGGCGTGCCCAGCGCCTGTTCGACGCGGTCGATCAGGGCGATCAGCTTCAGTGGCGCGCCATCGACGAAGCGCACGGCGAGCCGCGCCACGCT encodes the following:
- a CDS encoding restriction endonuclease, with protein sequence MDFREAQAVEDLADILYNFLPGSGNNHTAFPLAAQQADVAAFWTGGSKRPAIVQLLTRTLGQRRSQFCPLILVIVRQSTTWRRNKQEPLTRAEIDRLNATLPRLSFKIPELLDAGFLASLTGAPEAATQAAHPAGSHTLSEAASKELEDRLMTTSKLPAQERGLDFEKFLTGLFAAYNLAPRGAFLLRGEQIDGSFKLHNDVYLVEAKWISGRIGVADLLTFSGKVGGKAEWARGLFISESGFTQEGLDAFGSGRRTNIICMDGLDLYEIVHNRLSLVRVLEEKLRRAGETNKAFVSCRDLGLGST
- the tadA gene encoding tRNA adenosine(34) deaminase TadA, with product MIEATPPFTPEDEAHMRRALQLAAHARDAENEVPVGAVLVLHGEIVGLGWNRNITLHDPTAHAEVMALRAAGEKLTNHRVVGATLYVTLEPCAMCAMALIHARIGRVVYAATDPKTGAAGSMFDTLIDPRHNHRLQVQGGLLAEESSVMLRDFFRARR
- a CDS encoding efflux RND transporter permease subunit, which produces MNQTPLNESTPPPGARPASLINRIVAFALEQRLLIVLLTALVVGAGIWALKRLPMDAYPDLSPPMVEIITQWPGHSAEEVERLITVPVELGMNGIPKLSVKRSISLYGLSDVTLTFNDGTDNYWARQRVFNRLGGITLPTGVAPSMSPLSSPSGLIYRYVLESTDRSPMELKTLEDWVIAPQYRSVPGVADDSAFGGGNMQYQVQLDPAKIAAQGLSVSQVEAAIAANNGNAGGGFYTQGGQFFYVRGLGRIQTLEDIGNIVLAVHNGTPVLVKDVGKVDTGIAPRLGEFGYMGQDDAVEGVILMLTGQKTQDVLQRVEAKTRELNEHVLPPDVKIHPFYDLSDLIAETTHVVQRNLLLGMLLVVAVLIFFLYDIRAGLIVAVTIPLALLFAFVCIQLQGASANLLSIGAVDFGILVDGAIFMVENIFRELARRQGTGYDIREVIRTAASEVDRPLVYAMAVIVASFLPIYVLTGPSGTLFKPMADTMIFALVGSLLVTLTLLPVLCALFMRKGVRERRNAIFEKLQAFYTRALARCMANRWRTAAVPAVLLLLSMLLVPRIGAEFMPHLDEGALWVRATMPYTISFKESAEITPKIRAILRSFPVVTTVTSELGRPDDGTDSTGFFNVEFFVGLKPYAEWGGQYKDKQALIAAINKKLQVFPGIDFNYTQPAEDAVDEAETGLKSSLAVKVYGSDLKTLQDKGKAIKEAMQQVPGIADVTLVHELGQPNLAITIDRAAIARYGLNVADVNNVIEAAVGGDVATQVVQGEKQFDLVVRLQQQYRDNPQAIGDIPVLTPGGQQVPLKELAGIKVENGASFIYREDNSRYIGVQFSVSGRDLASTVGEAIRQVAQKVKLPQGYRLDWGGEYKEYTASRAQMGVILPLTVLVIFGLLFVLYGNFKFPFITVLGVLLTSPVGAILALWLTDTPFSVSSGIGFIVLFGVSVLTSVVYISCVNELRLGGMALEKAIHEAAILRLRPITMTALVAAIGLLPAALATGVGTDSQRPFALVIVAGMISRLVIGVLLMPVLYGLVAREGDRLQV
- a CDS encoding efflux RND transporter periplasmic adaptor subunit, which encodes MNKPAPPFPVSLRRGAALAVLLATLALAACSSGTGASEAAATTPHNVTLTKEQQQSIRLYTVEPSTFHRVVDTTGTVDYDQNRSTAVLAPFSGPVTKVLVSLGESVKQGQPLATVASPDFATALDGYRKALAAARAAAKVAATDSDLYAHHAISQRENAQAQSDAVGTQSDSDAARQALLALHVDPQLVKAIEQGRPVANVQAVIRAPVAGTVVQRTIAPGQLLQAGSTACFTVADLSQVWVMAQVFDSDLATVKPGDAAEVTIAGTDKILPGKVANVSPEVDPDTRSVAARVVVDNPGDLLKKQMYVRVRIQSAAQANGLLVPVAAILRDDENLPFVYVQEADGSYARRPVTLGARTGDRSLVADGLKAGDKVVTAGGIFVRFIQTQ
- a CDS encoding efflux transporter outer membrane subunit, translating into MPMAAAMLLAACAVGPNFKAPAPPAVNSYTPQPVVTTVATPAVAGGAAQHLASGADIPGDWWTLFHSAPLNALIEQALAHNHDLKAAQAALRVAHEDMLAQRGAFLPSVSANFSASHQRQSTLLAPVPNYPVVPSEFQYNLYTPQLSISYTPDVFGANRRASESLKAQEQAARFQMIATWNTLASNVAVAAIQLAALQAQVDTTRQSIAAGEKMLGILRYQYAKGYASRVDLAAQESQLAQTRATLPPLEKQLAQQRDLLAVLTGRFPSQAPDEHFTLDSLQLPGELPLSLPSRLVEQRPDVRQAQANLHAASAEIGVATAARLPNLTLTADTGSTALEFSKLFTGGTGFWDVAAGITAPIFEGGTLLHQQRAAKAAYVEASEQYRSTVLTAFQNVADTLVALDQDAKALQAAANAEQAAQLTLDLTERQLKDGYASQLQWLTAEQTWQQARITLVQAQANRFADTAALYQALGGGWWHHSELSKQ